In the genome of Hyphomonas sp. Mor2, one region contains:
- a CDS encoding OmpW family outer membrane protein, translated as MKSLFCAALMATSSLIGTAAYAEDNPWMIRGRVLGVLPDESADLSVAGAALAGNVDIGDQYVPELDITYFFNDNVAVELILAVTPHDVEAANVTVPGALTDATVDLGDVWLLPPTLTLQYHFDTGTQFKPYVGAGINATLFFNEDAGSVADGIDYDPSIGGALQVGFDYDLDGQPGGWAFNADVKKIWINTDVTVDFTTALGATVDAGVDINPTVVGLGFGYKF; from the coding sequence TTATGCGGAAGACAATCCCTGGATGATCCGGGGACGCGTGCTCGGCGTTCTGCCGGACGAAAGTGCCGACCTGTCCGTCGCTGGTGCTGCGCTCGCTGGCAATGTCGATATTGGCGACCAGTACGTGCCGGAACTCGATATCACCTATTTCTTCAACGACAATGTGGCGGTCGAACTGATCCTCGCTGTGACCCCTCATGATGTTGAGGCTGCGAACGTCACGGTGCCCGGCGCGCTGACCGATGCCACGGTGGATCTTGGCGATGTCTGGCTGCTGCCACCGACGCTGACCTTGCAGTATCACTTCGACACCGGCACGCAGTTCAAGCCCTATGTCGGAGCCGGCATCAATGCGACCTTGTTCTTCAATGAAGACGCTGGATCTGTGGCGGATGGGATTGATTATGATCCGAGCATTGGCGGCGCGCTGCAGGTCGGGTTCGATTATGATTTGGATGGCCAGCCGGGTGGGTGGGCGTTCAATGCGGACGTCAAGAAGATCTGGATCAACACTGACGTCACGGTGGATTTCACAACAGCTTTGGGTGCGACGGTCGATGCGGGAGTCGACATCAACCCAACGGTGGTTGGTCTTGGCTTCGGTTACAAGTTCTAA
- a CDS encoding SDR family NAD(P)-dependent oxidoreductase, whose product MNWLKKGNTAVVTGGAGGIGLEAARRFAATGMNVVLVDMKDDALGAAVEDLSGHGGEVVAASCDVSNPAAVHTLRDKVQAQFGKVHCLMNNAGIGRMGTKPWEDLDAFNALVSVNLMGVIHGCHAFIPDMLGHGEPAAVINTGSKQGITRPPGNYAYNLSKAGVLAYTESVAHALRQEENCQISAHLLIPAFVYTPMVSTFLPEKPPSAATAEETVDFMMQSLERGDFYILCPDNETPRALDEKRIQWTADDIIKNRPALSRWHPDYEDAFQAFVGS is encoded by the coding sequence ATGAACTGGCTTAAAAAAGGCAACACTGCGGTCGTCACAGGTGGCGCTGGCGGGATTGGGCTAGAGGCCGCCCGGCGCTTCGCCGCGACCGGTATGAATGTCGTCCTGGTTGATATGAAGGATGATGCCCTGGGTGCCGCGGTTGAAGACCTCAGCGGTCATGGCGGCGAGGTGGTCGCAGCAAGCTGCGATGTCTCCAACCCCGCTGCGGTCCATACCCTGCGCGACAAGGTTCAAGCCCAATTTGGTAAAGTGCATTGCCTGATGAACAATGCCGGGATCGGCCGAATGGGCACAAAGCCCTGGGAAGATCTCGATGCGTTCAACGCTTTGGTCTCAGTCAACCTGATGGGTGTGATCCATGGCTGTCATGCCTTCATCCCAGACATGCTCGGCCATGGTGAACCAGCAGCGGTCATCAATACGGGATCCAAACAGGGGATTACCCGTCCCCCGGGCAATTATGCCTACAATCTCTCCAAGGCGGGTGTTCTCGCTTATACAGAAAGCGTCGCGCATGCTTTGCGGCAGGAAGAGAATTGTCAGATCAGCGCTCACTTGTTGATACCGGCTTTTGTCTACACGCCGATGGTCTCCACATTTCTTCCTGAGAAGCCGCCATCTGCAGCGACCGCGGAAGAAACAGTTGATTTCATGATGCAGTCACTGGAGCGAGGCGACTTTTACATTCTTTGTCCTGATAATGAGACCCCGCGCGCGCTTGATGAGAAACGCATCCAGTGGACCGCCGATGACATCATCAAGAACCGGCCGGCTCTGTCACGCTGGCATCCTGACTATGAGGACGCATTCCAGGCCTTTGTCGGTTCTTAA